Proteins from one Candida orthopsilosis Co 90-125, chromosome 2 draft sequence genomic window:
- a CDS encoding Avt1 vacuolar transporter — protein MSLPSQQTSVKIPKERRRSFMDYGGANSFNNFASSFSRAQQYSGSSLMEQFEDGRTASVRRYSYSPSNLLGGESSVSPLNEEAVVDDDLSRSGGSDRMEYFQFPQSSGGEVGDSESVIDELTPLVPTISKQNSHKSFILRMGSSTSPQTIFNSINTLVGIGLLSIPFGFRLSGWVMGVLILLGSASSTNLTARYLGRILKHHPHLLTYGDISFAYGGKFFSILVTMFFVLDLIGAALTLILLFTDCFVVIWPHPAGLKIIIVSIVFFTSLLPLNILSIFSLLGILATMGIILVVVVCGFIIDKSPGSLLDFAPTALFPASAKNLLFSLGIFMMPWGGHPVFPELYRDMRHPQKFSHASNISFSVTFMLDFAIGATGYLMYGSEVNDSIIKSLMQNVNYPSWINRALCLIMGILPISKLPLVTRPIISSYENILRIAPHYNQKSISNKVLRVFARFLFCCLLLLIALLFTSFGKLMSFLGSAICYTVCLTLPLLFYLKLNKLQIGTLERNFIRAGIVVSISCAVLGTYASISTETTK, from the coding sequence ATGTCCCTACCATCACAACAAACATCTGTAAAAATTCCCAAAGAACGACGCCGATCGTTTATGGATTATGGCGGTGCaaattctttcaacaactttgcTTCATCCTTCTCGCGAGCGCAGCAATATAGCGGCTCCTCCTTAAtggaacaatttgaagatggtCGCACCGCCTCAGTTCGGAGGTACTCGTATCTGCCGTCCAATTTACTTGGAGGTGAATCATCAGTCTCGCCATTAAATGAAGAAGCTGTAGTTGACGATGATTTATCGAGAAGTGGGGGTTCTGATCGAATGGAGTATTTTCAGTTCCCGCAATCTAGTGGGGGTGAAGTAGGAGATAGTGAGAGTGTGATTGATGAACTCACGCCCTTGGTGCCCACGATATCGAAACAGAATAGTCACAAATCATTCATTTTACGAATGGGCAGCTCCACCTCCCCACaaaccattttcaattcaataaatacTTTGGTTGGAATCGGTTTATTGTCCATTCCTTTTGGATTTAGGTTAAGTGGCTGGGTCATGGGTGTTCTTATACTATTGGGGTCAGCATCGAGTACAAATTTGACGGCAAGGTATCTTGGAAGAATCTTGAAGCACCATCCCCATTTATTAACTTATGGTGATATATCATTTGCTTATGGTGGAAAATTCTTTTCCATCTTAGTCACGATgttctttgttttggatCTAATTGGTGCTGCATTGACATTGATACTACTTTTTActgattgttttgttgtcaTTTGGCCCCATCCTGCTGGATTGAAGATCATCATTGTGtcaattgtatttttcaCCAGTTTGCTACCATTGAATATACTCTCAATTTTCAGTTTATTGGGAATATTAGCTACGATGGGGATTATTCTAGTGGTTGTAGTTTGTGGGTTTATAATTGATAAATCGCCAGGATCACTTTTGGATTTTGCACCCACGGCGCTATTTCCAGCCAGTGCCAAAAATTTACTATTCAGTTTGGGAATATTTATGATGCCCTGGGGCGGACATCCAGTATTTCCTGAATTATATCGTGATATGAGACATCCACAAAAATTTAGCCATGCAAGTAATATCTCATTTCTGGTTACTTTTATGcttgattttgcaattggtGCCACCGGTTACTTGATGTATGGTTCTGAAGTCAATGATTCGATTATTAAGAGTTTGATGCAAAATGTAAATTATCCAAGCTGGATCAATAGAGCATTGTGTTTAATTATGGGGATACTACCGATCAGTAAACTTCCATTAGTTACAAGACCAATCATTAGTTCATACGAAAACATATTGCGTATTGCGCCTCATTacaatcaaaaatcaatttccaacaagGTGCTTAGAGTTTTTGCAagatttttgttttgttgtttattgttattgattgCGTTATTGTTTACTTCATTTGGTAAGCTCATGTCATTCTTGGGAAGTGCCATTTGCTATACCGTTTGTTTAACGTTACCattattattttatttgaaattgaacaagttgcAAATTGGAACACTTGAAAGAAATTTTATTAGAGCTGGCATAGTTGTTTCCATATCTTGTGCTGTTTTGGGTACCTACGCATCCATATCCACcgaaacaacaaaatag